One region of Leishmania panamensis strain MHOM/PA/94/PSC-1 chromosome 28 sequence genomic DNA includes:
- a CDS encoding RNA polymerase I (TriTrypDB/GeneDB-style sysID: LpmP.28.0810), whose translation MGYDMSIYIFGGLVTTGLFEVGGDVDFVGILDVEPGFAEAGEILRRCSAALRRLGLRSRAYSKARVPVIKADRVSRSLPGSQFHSLSCDGVFQFNRQVSGAEAESFRNRVESNYNATSVEWNSSYQFATVQFATTSSLVYGLANLKAHNEVEIPLRLPVNVRYGPEVYRFPFDFCLSSTGLRSSHLLGEALAQYPYSRHLLLVLKKWGRASGIINSIDGLLASYALTVMMVHFLSLVQAIPKITAARLNEGPKALNPNPEYRPLEEARPHAMAEVGYLLATFLEYFGCAFDYQRSVVCTTNMGLMKATMEWDRENGAIGKPPFFHFAIKDPYGLDNIARNLDLESAVYVRKTHDLAAKTVMDELNDPTFLVSVLTKDPRKPPRVVRTLSDRGIHSESIPSDQLEARHALSKLQFQQRKRSMEDFGERAVRNKKNQSTAADVTKNVLGWIRNDGIL comes from the coding sequence ATGGGCTATGATATGTCCATCTACATTTTTGGGGGCCTCGTCACCACAGGTCTGTTCGAAGTCGGGGGCGACGTCGATTTTGTTGGAATTCTCGATGTGGAGCCTGGCTTTGCGGAGGCGGGCGAAATTCTCAGAAGATGTTCGGCTGCCTTGCGCCGTCTTGGGCTGCGCTCCCGCGCATACTCGAAAGCTCGCGTACCTGTCATTAAGGCTGATCGAGTAAGCCGTAGTCTTCCAGGCTCGCAGTTTCACAGTTTGTCTTGCGATGGGGTTTTTCAATTTAACAGACAAGTAAGTGGTGCTGAGGCAGAGAGTTTCAGAAACCGTGTCGAATCAAATTACAATGCGACGTCTGTCGAGTGGAATAGCTCATATCAGTTTGCCACAGTGCAGTTTGCGACTACATCCTCTCTCGTATATGGGCTTGCTAACCTGAAGGCGCATAATGAGGTGGAAATTCCACTTCGACTCCCTGTCAACGTGCGCTACGGCCCCGAAGTTTACAGATTCCCGTTTGACTTCTGTCTTTCCTCAACGGGGCTGCGGAGTTCACATTTACTTGGCGAGGCATTGGCACAGTACCCATATTCGCGACATTTGCTGCTAGTCCTGAAAAAGTGGGGTCGTGCAAGTGGTATTATTAACTCTATCGACGGACTTTTAGCCAGCTATGCACTGACAGTGATGATGGTGCATTTCCTATCCCTCGTACAGGCAATCCCAAAGATCACAGCTGCAAGGTTGAATGAAGGGCCCAAGGCATTGAATCCCAACCCTGAGTATCGTCCTCTCGAAGAGGCACGCCCGCACGCCATGGCGGAGGTCGGCTATTTGCTCGCAACATTCCTCGAGTACTTCGGATGTGCTTTTGATTACCAACGAAGCGTTGTGTGTACGACAAATATGGGCTTAATGAAAGCGACGATGGAGTGGGACAGAGAGAACGGTGCAATCGGAAAGCCTCCCTTTTTTCACTTTGCTATCAAGGATCCGTATGGCTTGGATAACATTGCTCGCAATCTGGACCTGGAGTCTGCAGTATATGTTCGGAAAACTCACGATCTGGCAGCGAAAACGGTGATGGACGAGCTTAACGATCCCACGTTCCTTGTTTCGGTCCTAACAAAGGACCCTCGAAAGCCTCCCCGCGTAGTGCGGACTCTGAGTGACCGTGGCATTCACTCTGAATCTATCCCTTCAGACCAGTTGGAGGCTCGACATGCCTTGAGCAAACTTCAGTTTCAACAGCGCAAGCGATCCATGGAGGACTTTGGCGAAAGGGCTGTGAGGAACAAAAAGAATCAGAGTACCGCAGCTGATGTCACAAAAAATGTTCTGGGGTGGATTCGGAACGATGGTATTTTGTAG
- a CDS encoding hypothetical protein (TriTrypDB/GeneDB-style sysID: LpmP.28.0800), with amino-acid sequence MSYIQNTCATSQEKSDMFVTSLDVFSRRNYFDQYTTHANTDMVPAIPTWTKAQFDKLPTGAASSNAHTLDGGAENSDAFDESAVAKVKRFSSPSAFTAANSVIDFLKENLGGVVLPDDKVGQDILLERRRCFFDSLFTMGEEVRTALPCRFSTNNIISVFCNTPDEPLSTTESYRKRLAALEHLRATLGCEE; translated from the coding sequence ATGAGCTACATACAGAACACCTGTGCCACTTCGCAGGAGAAAAGCGACATGTTTGTCACCTCGTTGGACGTTTTTAGTAGACGAAATTACTTTGACCAATACACTACTCACGCCAACACTGATATGGTTCCTGCTATCCCGACTTGGACAAAGGCGCAGTTTGATAAATTGCCTACGGGTGCTGCATCTTCCAACGCGCATACATTAGACGGTGGTGCAGAAAATAGCGATGCTTTCGATGAGTCTGCGGTCGCGAAGGTAAAGCGTTTTTCTTCACCCAGCGCTTTCACGGCTGCGAATTCTGTAATCGATTTTTTAAAAGAAAATCTGGGAGGAGTTGTGCTTCCAGACGATAAAGTAGGACAGGACATACTCTTGGAAAGACGTCGTTGTTTTTTCGACTCCCTCTTTACAATGGGAGAAGAAGTGCGAACTGCCTTACCGTGTCGATTTTCTACCAACAACATTATCAGCGTATTTTGCAATACCCCTGATGAACCTCTGAGCACCACAGAGTCGTATAGAAAGCGCCTAGCTGCTCTCGAACACCTTCGCGCAACTCTAGGCTGTGAAGAATAG